A stretch of the Musa acuminata AAA Group cultivar baxijiao chromosome BXJ2-7, Cavendish_Baxijiao_AAA, whole genome shotgun sequence genome encodes the following:
- the LOC103991468 gene encoding uncharacterized protein LOC103991468 isoform X3, which produces MAAESPTAERKVVVHLRATGDAPILKQAKFKSWEFYPKTYSRFLEVTNSQRLLNFFVGNFIGILCLFISTAPSLQTLMNW; this is translated from the exons ATGGCGGCTGAATCACCCACCGCTGAACGAAAAG TGGTCGTTCACCTGAGGGCTACCGGTGATGCTCCTATTCTCAAGCAAGCAAAGTTCAAG AGCTGGGAGTTTTATCCAAAAACATATTCCAG ATTTCTGGAAGTGACAAATTCTCAAAGGTTATTGAATTTCTTCGTCGGCAACTTCATCGGGATACTTTG TTTGTTTATATCAACAGCGCCTTCTCTCCAAACCCTGATGAATTGGTGA
- the LOC135617083 gene encoding protein disulfide isomerase-like 2-3 isoform X2, producing the protein MLVALLFFSALLCIGAPANALYSPSSPVVQLNPSNFKSKVLNSNGVVLVEFFAPWCGHCQALTPTWEKAATVLKGVATVAALDADAHKSLAQEYGIKGFPTIKVFSPGKPPVDYQGARDVKPIAEFALQQVKALLKERLSGKASGDSSEKSEPSASVVLTSQNFDELVIKSKDVWIVEFFAPWCGHCKKLAPEWKKAANNLKGKVKLGHVDCDAEKSLMSRFNVQGFPTILVFGLDKSSPYPYEGARTALAIEAYGLEQLEANIAPTEVSELTGPDVMEDKCASAAICFVAFLPDILDSKAEGRNKYLEHLLSIAEKFKRSPYSFVWSAAGKQANLENHVGVGGYGYPALVALNVKKGIYAPLKSAFENDQIIEFIKEAGRGGKGNLPLQNTPTIVKIEPWDGNDGEIIEEDEFSLDELMGEDKSAKDEL; encoded by the exons atgttggttgctctcctcttcttctccgctCTCCTTTGCATCGGCGCCCCGGCGAATGCCCTATACTCGCCCTCTTCCCCCGTCGTCCAACTCAATCCCTCCAACTTCAAATCCAAG GTCTTAAACTCGAACGGGGTCGTGCTGGTGGAGTTCTTTGCTCCCTGGTGCGGCCACTGTCAAGCTCTGACCCCAACATGGGAGAAAGCAGCCACCGTCCTTAAAGGTGTCGCCACCGTCGCCGCTCTTGATGCCGATGCTCACAAGTCCCTCGCTCAG GAATATGGAATCAAAGGATTTCCTACGATCAAGGTATTCTCACCTGGCAAACCCCCAGTAGATTATCAAGGAGCACGGGATGTAAAGCCTATTGCAGAGTTTGCTCTCCAGCAG GTTAAAGCACTTCTTAAAGAACGATTGAGTGGCAAGGCATCTGGGGATTCAAGTGAAAAATCTGAACCAAGTGCTTCAGTTGTATTGACTTCTCAAAACTTTGATGAGCTTGTCATCAAAAGTAAAGACGTGTGGATTGTGGAGTTCTTTGCACCATG GTGTGGACACTGCAAAAAACTAGCACCAGAGTGGAAGAAAGCTGCAAATAACCTGAAGGGGAAGGTTAAGTTGGGCCATGTTGATTGTGATGCTGAAAAG TCCTTGATGAGCAGGTTCAATGTACAAGGCTTTCCAACCATTTTGGTATTTGGTCTTGATAAGAGCAGCCCCTATCCTTATGAGGGTGCTAGAACTGCTTTAGCCATTGAGGCATATGGATTGGAACAGCTGGAAGCCAATATTGCTCCTACTGAAGTGTCTGAGTTGACAGGCCCG GATGTGATGGAAGATAAGTGTGCTTCAGCGGCTATATGTTTTGTAGCTTTCCTCCCTGACATCTTGGATTCGAAGGCAGAGGGAAGAAATAAATACCTCGAACATCTCTTATCAATTGCTGAGAAATTCAAAAGGAGTCCTTACAG CTTTGTTTGGTCAGCTGCTGGCAAGCAGGCGAATCTTGAGAACCATGTTGGCGTTGGTGGTTATGGTTACCCAGCTTTGGTAGCTTTGAATGTAAAGAAGGGTATTTATGCTCCACTCAAAAGTGCCTTTGAAAATGATCAGATCAT CGAGTTCATCAAAGAAGCAGGTCGTGGTGGAAAGGGGAACCTGCCACTTCAAAACACCCCGACTATTGTTAAAATTGAACCATGGGATGGTAACGATGGTGAGATCATTGAGGAGGATGAATTTTCTCTTGATGAGCTCATGGGTGAAGATAAATCAGCTAAAGATGAGCTATAA
- the LOC135617083 gene encoding protein disulfide isomerase-like 2-3 isoform X1 — protein MLVALLFFSALLCIGAPANALYSPSSPVVQLNPSNFKSKVLNSNGVVLVEFFAPWCGHCQALTPTWEKAATVLKGVATVAALDADAHKSLAQEYGIKGFPTIKVFSPGKPPVDYQGARDVKPIAEFALQQVKALLKERLSGKASGDSSEKSEPSASVVLTSQNFDELVIKSKDVWIVEFFAPWCGHCKKLAPEWKKAANNLKGKVKLGHVDCDAEKQSLMSRFNVQGFPTILVFGLDKSSPYPYEGARTALAIEAYGLEQLEANIAPTEVSELTGPDVMEDKCASAAICFVAFLPDILDSKAEGRNKYLEHLLSIAEKFKRSPYSFVWSAAGKQANLENHVGVGGYGYPALVALNVKKGIYAPLKSAFENDQIIEFIKEAGRGGKGNLPLQNTPTIVKIEPWDGNDGEIIEEDEFSLDELMGEDKSAKDEL, from the exons atgttggttgctctcctcttcttctccgctCTCCTTTGCATCGGCGCCCCGGCGAATGCCCTATACTCGCCCTCTTCCCCCGTCGTCCAACTCAATCCCTCCAACTTCAAATCCAAG GTCTTAAACTCGAACGGGGTCGTGCTGGTGGAGTTCTTTGCTCCCTGGTGCGGCCACTGTCAAGCTCTGACCCCAACATGGGAGAAAGCAGCCACCGTCCTTAAAGGTGTCGCCACCGTCGCCGCTCTTGATGCCGATGCTCACAAGTCCCTCGCTCAG GAATATGGAATCAAAGGATTTCCTACGATCAAGGTATTCTCACCTGGCAAACCCCCAGTAGATTATCAAGGAGCACGGGATGTAAAGCCTATTGCAGAGTTTGCTCTCCAGCAG GTTAAAGCACTTCTTAAAGAACGATTGAGTGGCAAGGCATCTGGGGATTCAAGTGAAAAATCTGAACCAAGTGCTTCAGTTGTATTGACTTCTCAAAACTTTGATGAGCTTGTCATCAAAAGTAAAGACGTGTGGATTGTGGAGTTCTTTGCACCATG GTGTGGACACTGCAAAAAACTAGCACCAGAGTGGAAGAAAGCTGCAAATAACCTGAAGGGGAAGGTTAAGTTGGGCCATGTTGATTGTGATGCTGAAAAG CAGTCCTTGATGAGCAGGTTCAATGTACAAGGCTTTCCAACCATTTTGGTATTTGGTCTTGATAAGAGCAGCCCCTATCCTTATGAGGGTGCTAGAACTGCTTTAGCCATTGAGGCATATGGATTGGAACAGCTGGAAGCCAATATTGCTCCTACTGAAGTGTCTGAGTTGACAGGCCCG GATGTGATGGAAGATAAGTGTGCTTCAGCGGCTATATGTTTTGTAGCTTTCCTCCCTGACATCTTGGATTCGAAGGCAGAGGGAAGAAATAAATACCTCGAACATCTCTTATCAATTGCTGAGAAATTCAAAAGGAGTCCTTACAG CTTTGTTTGGTCAGCTGCTGGCAAGCAGGCGAATCTTGAGAACCATGTTGGCGTTGGTGGTTATGGTTACCCAGCTTTGGTAGCTTTGAATGTAAAGAAGGGTATTTATGCTCCACTCAAAAGTGCCTTTGAAAATGATCAGATCAT CGAGTTCATCAAAGAAGCAGGTCGTGGTGGAAAGGGGAACCTGCCACTTCAAAACACCCCGACTATTGTTAAAATTGAACCATGGGATGGTAACGATGGTGAGATCATTGAGGAGGATGAATTTTCTCTTGATGAGCTCATGGGTGAAGATAAATCAGCTAAAGATGAGCTATAA